The Danio rerio strain Tuebingen ecotype United States chromosome 1, GRCz12tu, whole genome shotgun sequence genome includes a region encoding these proteins:
- the si:dkeyp-75b4.8 gene encoding lipopolysaccharide-induced tumor necrosis factor-alpha factor homolog isoform X1, giving the protein MACSDESGSKSPPPSYSNMDEIPLYDEIIPPPPTIKTPATPPPAYNEPNIPQGIPLNTCTGGPNPYPILNQPTQIAAVTQQQQVFVQQSVNPVAPQVIVVQPQQSTTLDDTPASIVCRYCHQSIVTHVEYKPGVISWLMCVVISFLGGICGCCVIPFFVRGFLDAHHSCPLCKRHIGIYTRK; this is encoded by the exons ATGGCTTGCTCTGATGAATCTGGCTCCAAATCCCCACCACCTTCATACAGTAACATGGATGAGATTCCTCTTTATGACGAGATAATCCCTCCACCGCCAACCATCAAAACTCCTGCCACACCACCGCCTGCCTACAATGAGCCCA acATTCCTCAAGGGATTCCATTAAACACATGTACAGGGGGACCAAACCCTTATCCCATCCTAAACCAGCCCACTCAAATAGCAGCGGTGACACAACAACAACAAG TGTTTGTGCAGCAGTCGGTGAATCCTGTAGCCCCGCAGGTGATCGTGGTTCAGCCACAACAAAGCACTACTTTAGATGACACACCAGCATCCATTGTGTGCAGGTATTGCCATCAGAGCATCGTCACTCATGTGGAGTATAAACCTGGTGTAATTTCATGGCTCATGTGCGTCGTAATAAGTTTCCTTGG GGGCATTTGCGGATGTTGTGTCATCCCATTTTTTGTCAGAGGATTTCTGGACGCCCATCACTCCTGTCCTTTATGCAAAAGGCACATAGGAATTTACACTCGCAAATGA
- the ifi44b gene encoding interferon-induced protein 44 isoform X2 translates to MHKGVARMWPFKKKPEQPPPPENETAWRTMDWKSDKQKLLTTIKSFQPGNPEVDTLRILLHGPVGAGKSSFFNSLDNALLGRITTRALAHSVQTDRSFTVKYQTYKLKKDEFGSYYPLTFSDIAGMQSEGGIRTGDIIKILGGHITSGYTFNPRSSITEDDPKYNREPNRKDRIHCLVAVLPANTVSMTDDDILKQMREVREKARDLGIPQVIIMTKVDEACPLVKSDLQKIYTSKKIKQKMEECSVKLGVPVSCIFPVKNYHEENATNVIMDILILDALKNIVNFANDHVEHKLVSGEDS, encoded by the exons ATGCACAAAGGTGTTGCTAGGATGTGGCCATTTAAGAAAAAACCTGAACAACCACCACCCCCag AGAATGAGACAGCCTGGAGGACCATGGATTGGAA GAGTGATAAACAAAAACTTCTGACAACAATTAAAAGTTTCCAACCTGGGAACCCAGAGGTCGACACTCTGAGAATTCTTTTGCATGGACCAGTTGGTGCTGGAAAATCCAGCTTCTTCAACTCTCTGGATAATGCTCTACTGGGCCGCATCACTACCAGAGCCTTGGCACATTCAGTCCAAACTGATCGAAGTTTCACTGTCAAG TACCAAACCTACAAACTGAAAAAGGACGAATTTGGCTCTTACTATCCTCTGACTTTCTCTGACATTGCCGGGATGCAGAGTGAAGGAGGAATAAGAACTGGTGACATCATCAAAATATTAGGTGGTCACATCACCAGTGGATATACT TTTAACCCAAGAAGTTCAATTACTGAAGATGATCCAAAGTATAACAGGGAACCCAACCGAAAAGACAGGATTCACTGTCTAGTGGCTGTTCTTCCTGCTAATACTGTTTCCATGACAGATGATGACATATTAAAGCAAATGAGAGAAGTTCGGGAGAAGGCAAGAGACTTGG GCATTCCTCAAGTCATAATCATGACCAAAGTGGATGAAGCATGTCCACTAGTCAAAAGTGATCTACAGAAGATCtacacaagcaaaaaaataaaacaaaag ATGGAGGAGTGTTCTGTCAAGCTGGGAGTTCCTGTGAGCTGCATTTTTCCTGTGAAAAACTACCATGAGGAAAATGCCACAAATGTCATTATGGATATTCTGATTCTGGATGCACTGAAAAATATTGTTAACTTTGCTAATGACCATGTGGAGCACAAACTAGTCAGTGGAGAAGATTCCTGA
- the ifi44b gene encoding interferon-induced protein 44 isoform X1 — MDCERPPAGSLLRLNRQQTARQDPFIQRMHKGVARMWPFKKKPEQPPPPENETAWRTMDWKSDKQKLLTTIKSFQPGNPEVDTLRILLHGPVGAGKSSFFNSLDNALLGRITTRALAHSVQTDRSFTVKYQTYKLKKDEFGSYYPLTFSDIAGMQSEGGIRTGDIIKILGGHITSGYTFNPRSSITEDDPKYNREPNRKDRIHCLVAVLPANTVSMTDDDILKQMREVREKARDLGIPQVIIMTKVDEACPLVKSDLQKIYTSKKIKQKMEECSVKLGVPVSCIFPVKNYHEENATNVIMDILILDALKNIVNFANDHVEHKLVSGEDS; from the exons ATGGATTGTGAGAGGCCACCTG CTGGGAGCCTGTTACGTTTGAACAGACAGCAGACTGCGAGGCAAGATCCCTTTATTCAAA GAATGCACAAAGGTGTTGCTAGGATGTGGCCATTTAAGAAAAAACCTGAACAACCACCACCCCCag AGAATGAGACAGCCTGGAGGACCATGGATTGGAA GAGTGATAAACAAAAACTTCTGACAACAATTAAAAGTTTCCAACCTGGGAACCCAGAGGTCGACACTCTGAGAATTCTTTTGCATGGACCAGTTGGTGCTGGAAAATCCAGCTTCTTCAACTCTCTGGATAATGCTCTACTGGGCCGCATCACTACCAGAGCCTTGGCACATTCAGTCCAAACTGATCGAAGTTTCACTGTCAAG TACCAAACCTACAAACTGAAAAAGGACGAATTTGGCTCTTACTATCCTCTGACTTTCTCTGACATTGCCGGGATGCAGAGTGAAGGAGGAATAAGAACTGGTGACATCATCAAAATATTAGGTGGTCACATCACCAGTGGATATACT TTTAACCCAAGAAGTTCAATTACTGAAGATGATCCAAAGTATAACAGGGAACCCAACCGAAAAGACAGGATTCACTGTCTAGTGGCTGTTCTTCCTGCTAATACTGTTTCCATGACAGATGATGACATATTAAAGCAAATGAGAGAAGTTCGGGAGAAGGCAAGAGACTTGG GCATTCCTCAAGTCATAATCATGACCAAAGTGGATGAAGCATGTCCACTAGTCAAAAGTGATCTACAGAAGATCtacacaagcaaaaaaataaaacaaaag ATGGAGGAGTGTTCTGTCAAGCTGGGAGTTCCTGTGAGCTGCATTTTTCCTGTGAAAAACTACCATGAGGAAAATGCCACAAATGTCATTATGGATATTCTGATTCTGGATGCACTGAAAAATATTGTTAACTTTGCTAATGACCATGTGGAGCACAAACTAGTCAGTGGAGAAGATTCCTGA
- the si:dkeyp-75b4.8 gene encoding uncharacterized protein si:dkeyp-75b4.8 isoform X2: protein MACSDESGSKSPPPSYSNMDEIPLYDEIIPPPPTIKTPATPPPAYNEPNIPQGIPLNTCTGGPNPYPILNQPTQIAAVTQQQQDKRNSKVWNHGNMCLCSSR from the exons ATGGCTTGCTCTGATGAATCTGGCTCCAAATCCCCACCACCTTCATACAGTAACATGGATGAGATTCCTCTTTATGACGAGATAATCCCTCCACCGCCAACCATCAAAACTCCTGCCACACCACCGCCTGCCTACAATGAGCCCA acATTCCTCAAGGGATTCCATTAAACACATGTACAGGGGGACCAAACCCTTATCCCATCCTAAACCAGCCCACTCAAATAGCAGCGGTGACACAACAACAACAAG ataaaagaaactcaaaggtttggaaccatggAAACATG TGTTTGTGCAGCAGTCGGTGA